ACGGTCACGCAGTAAAGCGTGCCTACTTCGTCCTGCCTGCGGTAAAGCTTGCCGATCGCGCCTGTATCGTCGTATATCGCGACCATGCTCTTCTTGAGGTCCTTCGTGATCCTTTTTGCCAGCTCCACAATTTCCGGCCGGTTCCTTAAAAGCGGGAATACCGCAACCTTTACAGGAGCCAGGTCTTTATCCAGTTTTAAGACTACCCGCATATCATCTTTGACCTTCTCTTCGTTATAGGCATCCACCAGTAACGCCAGGACGCTCCTGTCTACTCCGCCGGAAGGTTCGATGATATAGGGATAGAATTTTTCTTTTGTCGCAGCGTCAAAATATTGGAGCTCCTGGCCGCTTGCCTTGCTGTGCTGCTTCAGGTCGAAATCCGTGCGGTTAGCAACGCCCTCCAGTTCGCTCCAGCCGAAAGGAAAATTATATTCTATATCGGTGCAGGCCTTGGCGTAATGAGCCAGCTCTTCCTTGCCGTGGGGACGCAGGCGTAAATTGTCTTTCTTGATGCCTAAGCCGAGGTACCAGTTAAAACGCGCCTCGACCCATTCATCCAGTTTTTTATCCGCTTCTTCGGGCCGGACAAAATATTCTATCTCCATCTGTTCGAACTCGCGCGTGCGGAAAGTGAAGTTGCCGGGCGTTATCTCGTTGCGGAACGCCTTGCCGATCTGCGCCAGGCCGAAAGGCAGTTTCGGATGCCTTGTGTCCAGGATATTCATGAAATTCACGAACATCCCCTGCGCTGTCTCGGGCCGGAGATATATGGCGTTCGCCGAGTCTTCCACCACGCCCTGGTATGTCTTGAACATCAGGTTGAACGGCCGTGCCTCGGTCAATTCGCCGCCGCATTCCGGGCATTTTCTGCTCTCTTTAAGGTCCTCGGCCTTAAACCTTTTCTTGCACGACTTACAGTCGCTCTTCATGTCAAAGAAATTCTCTACGTGGCCTGAAGCCTGCCAAACCCTGGGATTCATGAGGATCGCCGCGTCCATTCCGTATACGTCATCCCGTCCGTGAACGACGGACTTCCACCAGGAGCGCTTAAGGTTATTCTTCAGCTCGGCGCCGTAGGGGCCGTAGTCCCAGGTATTGCTCAAGCCGCCGTAGATCTCGGATGATTGGAAGATGAAACCCCGGCGCTTGCATAGCGAAACGACTTTGTCCATCAGGTTTTCGTTCATGGTTTTTTTAATTTAAGCATAGGTTAAGTAAAGTATCACAGATCGGATAAAATATCAAGTAGTTCCCGGACTTTACTCCCGTTTATTCAGCCTTTTTATTTCGTTAAGGAATTTTTTTGACCTTAGCGGCCTATCGAGGTGCGACGCCAGGAGCTTTTCCACAAGCGAACCGAGCTCCTGCTCTATCGACTTCGATATCCTGAACTTCAACAGCGAATCCCACGCCGCGTTCTTAAGCCGGTTGAAGGTCTGGGCTGTCCCCGGCGATACCTTGATCCCGCCGACGTTGCTGCCTTCGGCGGCCGGGCCGAAACCCAAAAGCGTCAGCAGGCGGATCTCGAATACGCGGGTTATCTTCGTCGGCTCAGATCCCTTTGACAACAGCCTCAGCGAGTTAAGGAGCAGCCCGTATATATCGCCGTTCTTTTCGGCCGGCTCGGTCAGCTCATCGACCAACTCGACCAGATACGTCGCGTGCGCTATCGCACCCAGGCTTTTGCGTATGCCGAAGAACCCGTCTTCCAGGTCGCACTGGGTTATGTTCTGGAATTCGCTCTTCGTTTTTTCATAGAACACTATCTTGTTCAGGGTGAATAATTCGGCGAAACTCCCGTATTTCGACCTGTCGCCGCGGATCCCCTTAAGGATCCCTTTTATCTTTCCGAAATCTTTGGAATAAAAAGTCGCTAATATGCTGGTCTCTCTGAGGTCCCGCCTGTTCAGGACGATGGCCTCAGTTGTCTGTATCGCCATCCTTCTTCTTTATTTTGACCCTTTCGGGCAGCGGGACGATTCCTCCCGAGATGACCAGTTTAAGCCCTTCCTCCACGCTCATGTCCAGCTTTATCATCTCCTTTTCCGGCACAAGAAGTAAAAATCCCGAAGTAGGATTAGGCGAGGTTGGGACAAAGACGTTTGTTACCCTTGTCACGGTCTTGTCCTGGAGCTCTCCCTTGCCTTCATATGTCACGAACCCTATGGCGTAGATGCCCGGCCTGGGGAACGCGACAAGCACGACCCTGGTAAATATGCTCTTCGACTGGCCGAGGATGGCATGGCTCATCTCTTTTATGGCGCCGTAGATCTTGCCTATCATTGGCAGTTGGGAGATATTTTTTTCCCAAAAAGAGAAGAACTTCCTTAAAAATAAGATCCTGGTGCCGAAGCCTATGAGTGAAATTATGACGACAAGAAAGACAAGAGTAAGGACCTTCGCTATGTATTCGAGGATAGTGCTGTCAAGGATGAACGGCCGCAGGAAGTCCGCTATGGGCTCAAGCAGGAAATAGTTGGTTTTAACAACAGCGAATTTTACCAGCCAGATGGTTATTAAGGCCGGAAGTATTACCGCGACGCCCGTGATAAAATTCTTTCTGATGCTTGTGAACATATCAGCCCCTGTATAAAAGTTCGAATATCAGAAGCGTGGCGAGTATGCCGACCACAGATCCGGCTATCGCCTCCCATACCGTATGCAGCCCTTTCCTTACCCTCGATATGGCCAACAGTATCGCCATCAGGAAGGCAAGCGCGGAGGCCACGCCGTTGAGGGTAAGCAGTGTTATCACGGTAAAGACAGAGAAACCGAGCGCCGAATGGCCGCTGGGCCAGCCGCCCCTTAGCGGCGTCCCCCTCCTCAAAAGTATCTTGATTATTATCACCAGGGAAATTACCGCGACGAGCGCGATGAAAGTGATGTGCCAGGGCGATTGCCTTATGCGGGAGATGCCCTCAGAGAGGTCTATTAGTTTTACCGTCTTGAAGAAGATCAAGTATCCGACTATGACAGCGTAAACGGACGTGACGAAGACGCACCCTGCCGCGATATCCTTCGCCAGCTTGGCCATATGGTGGAATTCCTTGGTGAACATATCTACGGCCAGTTCGAGGGCAGTATTGAACATCTCGGCTACGATCACCAGGGTGACCGCGCTTAAAAGCAGGATGAATTCCACGGGCGGCAGTCCCGCGACCAGGCCGAGTATTATGACCGCCGCGCCTATCACAAAATGGATGCGCATGTTCCGTTGGGTCTTGAGCGTATGCTTAAGCCCCTCTATCGCGTAATTGAAAGACTCTGTAAGGCCGCGTTTTTTCATAATCCCCGGAGGATCCTTCCTTCCGCTCTTCTCATCTCTTTCCTTTTCGACGAAGAGGTATCGTCGTATCCGGAGAGATGGAGTATCCCGTGCACGATGTATAATCTCAATTCTTCCGCCGCCGTGGACCCGAAACGCCTGGAATTTTTTGCGGCCGTTTGCGCCGATATGGCGATATCCCCGCTCTCGAAGGCTATCACGTCGGTGCTCTTATCCCTCTTCCTGTATTTTTTATTCAACCTTCTTATTCCCGCGTCATCCGTAAAGAGTATGCAGATACGGTCCCTGTTTCCCCCGGCCATCGACAATATCTTTTCAGCGCACTTTACGGCTGCCTTTTTAGGGAACGGCAGCTTTACGCCTTCGGTCAATACGGCAACGCGGCCCGGCTTAGGCACCCCTTATTCCTTGCCGTTCGGGTACTGGACCCTGGTGTGGTATACGCCTGTCAGGACCTTGGTGAAGGTGACCGCTATTATATTCAGGTCCTTTAAGGTAAGGTCGCACTCGTCCAGCTGGCCGTCGATGAATTTATTGTTTATTATCCTGCGGACAAGTTCCTCGAGGTTCGCCGGGGTCGGGTTTTGAAGGGTGCGCGACGCGGCCTCGACCGAGTCCGCCAAATGGACTATCGCGGTCTCCTTGGTCTGGGGTTTCGGGCCGGGATAGCGGAACCCCTCTTCCTCAAGCTTGTTGAGGTCCTCAACCGATTCCAAAGCCCTCTGGTAGAAATAATATATGAGCCCGGTCCCGTGATGCTGTTCGATGAAATCCATCAGGGCGCTGTTCAGGCCGGCCTTCTTCGCCTTTTCGAGGCCGTCTTTCACGTGGTTTATTATTATGAGGCTCGACATCGTCGGCGCGAGCTTGTCGTGCTGGCTTTCGGTTATGGGCTGGTTCTCGGCGAAATATTCGGACTTCTCCACTTTTCCGATATCGTGGTAGTAAGACCCGACCCTTGCCAGGAGGCCGTTCGCGCCTATCGCGTCGCAGGCAGACTCGGCGAGGTTTCCCACTATCAGGCTGTGGTGGTAGGTGCCCGGCGCCTTGAGTATCAGTTCCTTTAGCAGCGGGTTATTCGGGTCGGCCAATTCTAGCAGGGAGATGTTCGTCGTCATCTTGAATAGCGATTCGAATATATGGAGCGTGCCCACGATGATTATCCCGACCGCGATGCCGTTCATCAGGAACATGGACGCGTCCTTGAATATTACGCTGCTTTCGAGGTTATTAAGTATGCCGAGGCCGATGACGCAGACGGCGTTAGTGACGCCCACGACCATGCCGGCCTTGAAGAGCTCAGATCTTTTCCTTACCGCCCTTACCGTGTATATGCCTACCACGCTGCCGGCGATGAATACCAGCGTCGAATCGAACCTTTCGCCGCCCACCAGCCCGGCGAGTATGCTCAATGCCATGGCGATGATTATGGCCGGCCTCACGCCCAACAAAAGGCCGATCAATATCGGCACTATCGCGACCGGCACGAAATACGCGGGGCCGTTCGAAAGGGAGATGGCCTTGCCTATCGCCGTGATCACTACGGCCATGGCCGCCATAAGTACGAGATGCCTGTTGTTTGAGTAGATCGAGGGTTCGTAATATTTTAAATAAAGGCCTGTTATGATGACAAGTATGATCACGATGAAAAAGATGCCGAGTATCGACAGCGCGAACCTTTGTTCGGATACCGAGGCCGCGCGCAGGGCCTCGAATTTCGCGAGATGGAACGGCGTTATCCTCTCTCCCCTGTTGGCTATCAGCTCGCCTTGGACGACATCTACGGATTTTTCCTGGGCAGGCACACCGGTTATAGCTTCCTCGCGCCGTCTGGAGGTTTCGACCGCATTCGATTTCAGATTGGCGGATACTGTTGCCGAGATGATAGCCCTCATAACGGATTTAAGTTTATTGTCGGCCAGGGTTGAGTCGGCGAACAAAGGCTGTGAGGGATTCTGGAAGTCGGAGGCGGCCTTAAGGTTCTTGACCTCGGCGCCATATTCTGTTTTTCCGGAAATGTTCCTGACCGTTATGGAGGGCTTGTCCTGTTTTTTCAGGTTTTCTTTATCTTCGGCCGGGATGACGCCCTGCGAAAAGATAACCTCCAGCTGGCCAAGGATAGGCGCCTCCGCCTTTTCGGATTCCGGGGAAGCCAGCAGCGCCTTGAAGTCGTTATCTGAAAGTTCGATCTTGCTAGCGGACTTGAGCTTTGCGATCCGGTCCTCAGGTCCGGCATCTCCCGCCGCTTTCAGCTCTTTGAGCGCGGAGAAGAGGGCCTTGATATTTTGCGCGGACTTATCGTATACGGCCGGGTCGATGTCGTAGACATCTTTTACGGAGAGCGCCGCCTCATTTTTAAGCCTCGCGGTCTTTTCCGCATCTAATCCGGCATTGAACGAGAAATCGACCGGGGCGTATATATTCCTGTCCGCGACCTTGCCTACCTGCGGCTGGCCGCCGTAAGGGGTCTTGCCTATGTATATGACCGATACGAGCGCCACGCAGGTCGCGGCTGCAATAAGCCACCTCACCGTTATCTCACGCGGCATAGGTTCAGGTCTTTTGAATATATCCATGCTATGCACCTTATTTGACGTTAAATTTCTCGTACGCCTTTATGATGTCCTGCACCAGTTCGTGGCGGACGACATCGTCGCCTGTAAAATATGTGAACTTTATTCCCTCGATCTCTTTCAGGACTTCCTGTGCCTGCAGGAGACCGACCGCCTTCCCTCCGGGCAGGTCGCTCTGCGTGAGGTCGCCGGTTATTACCGTCTTCGAATCGAAACCGAGCCTTGTCAGGAACATCTTCATCTGTTCGGCGGTCGCATTCTGCGCTTCGTCGAGGATCACAAAAGAGTCGTTGAGGGTCCGGCCGCGCATGAACGCGAGCGGCGCCACCTCTATCACTCCTCTGCCCAGGAAACGCTCTACCTTGTCGAGGTCCATCATCTCGTAAAGCGCATCATATAAGGGACGGAGGTACGGAGACACCTTCTCTTCTATATCGCCCGGGAGGAAACCGAGGCTTTCCCCCGCCTCTACCGCGGGCCTGGTCAGGACTATGCGGCTTACGTGGCCGAGCTTTAACGCGTTGATAGCCATGGCCATCGCCAGGTATGTCTTGCCGGTGCCGGCAGGGCCGATCCCGAAGACGATGTCGAATTGCCTTATAGCGTCGACATAATTCTTCTGCCCTGCCGTCTTCGGCGTCACAAATTGCTTTTTCGACATTATCTCTATCTTGTCGAGATAGATGGAGTGGAGGTCGAGGACCGTGTTATCGCGCAGCGCCTTTACCGCGTAAAGGATCTCATGCTGGTGGATAGGCCGGCCCATCCTGATTATGTCCAGGAGTTGTCCGAACAGCCTCGAGGCCTTTTCGACGTTCTTGCCTTCGCCGCCTATGGTCAGGTTCTCGCCCCGGGCAGTGATCTTGACCTCGAATTCCCCTTCGATCGCCTTGAGGTTTTCGTCATGCCGGCCGAAAAGGACGCGGGCCTCCTCGTCGCTTAAGAGCTTAAAGGTCTTGTCCATATGCCCTTATTTTGTATATTCATTCCCTTCTGTTTCCGCGCCGACGTTTGTCTTTGGGACTTTGATCGTCATTCCGGGACGGATCTTATCGGGTGACTTAAGGACGTCTTTGTTGATGTCGTAAAGCTTTTTCCACTTCTTGGTAGTCCCGTATAGCTTCTGCGATATCTTCTGCAGCGTCTCGCCCTTTTGGACCTTATAATTGACCAGTTCTTCTTTCTTCTCTATTGAGGTGATAGGTCCTTCATCGGGCTCTGTCCCGAAATTCGTTGCAGGTTCCGGGGCCGGCGCGGATGTTTCCATTGCTTTTTTCGGCGCCCTGTTCTCCCTCTCTATTGCCGGCGTCTCTACCTGGACTTCTATATAGGTCTTTGTGGGTTTCCTCTCGCCTACAGCAGGCGCGGTTCCCATTAGATATCCCTGGTTACCCGCTGAACTTGACAGTTCCTGGTCGACCCTCTCCCTCGTAACCATCTTTGTCGTGACCGAGCATCCGGTCAACGCCGTGATCATGACCGCCAAAGCCAAAAACACAAATAACTTCTTCATTCCCCTCCTCCTTTATTTTTTGAGGTTTAGCTCCTTCGCTTAGTGGACTGCGAAGGGCTATCCTTTAGGATTAATCCCAGCTCCTTCAATTGTTTTTCCGATACGTCTGAAGGCGCGCCGGTCATGAAACAGACTGCCTTCTGTGTCTTCGGGAACGCTATCACATCCCTGATGCTTTCAGAGCCGGTCATCATGGCTATCAGCCTGTCGAGGCCGGGAGCTATGCCGCCGTGGGGCGGTGCGCCGTACGAAAAGGCCTCGAGAAGGAAACCGAACCTCGCCTTTATTTCCTCTTCGCTAAGGCCTATCGCCTTGAATATCTTCAACTGGGTCTCCCTGTTGTGTATCCTTATCGAGCCCGAGCTTATCTCGGTGCCGTTCAATACCAAGTCATACGCCTTAGCCCTGACTTTTTCCGGATGCGTATCAATGATCCCGATGTCCTCATCATACGGCGCCGTAAAAGGATGGTGTTCCGCTTCCCATCGCTTCTCCTCGTCGTTATATTTAAACCACGGGAATTCCACGACCCAGAGGAAATCGAATTTATTTTTATCTATCGGGCCGTATTTTTTCGCGAGCGCCGTCCTGAGGTGAGCGAGGACGTCATTTACGGTCTCCTTCTTGTCGGCGACAGCCAGGATCAGATCGCCTTTCGCGGCGTCCATTTTCTTTAACATCGCCTTCACGCGCCCCTCATCGAAAAATTTCGCGATCGGGCAATCGACGGCTCCCTCCCCTGCCTTGAAATATGCGAGCCCCTTCGCCCCGAACTTAATAGCCAGCTCTGTAAGCCCGTCTATCTCGCTCCTTGAGATGTCCGCCTTGCCTTTTAAATTCAGCGCCTTTATTATCCCGCCTCCGGCGGTGACTTTTTCAAAGGTCTGGAATTGGCTGCCCTTTAATGTATCCGTGAGGTCCGAGAGTTCCATGCCGAACCTGGTATCCGGCTTATCGGTGCCGAACCTCTCTATCGACTCGCTGTGCTTTATCCTCGGGAACGGCGTCTTTAGCTCTACGCCTATCCCTTCTTTGAATATAGCCTTTATGAGTCGTTCGGTCAGGCCGAGGATGTCATCGACATCCACAAAAGACATCTCGATATCGAGCTGGGTGAACTCGGGCTGCCTGTCGGCCCTGAGGTCCTCGTCCCTGAAACATTTCGCGATCTGGAAATACCTGTCCATCCCCGCGACCATTAGGATCTGCTTGAATAATTGCGGCGACTGCGGCAGGGCGAAGAATTTCCCTTGGCTTAGCCTGCTAGGCACAAGGTAGTCCCTGGCGCCTTCCGGGGTGGATTTCGTCAATATCGGCGTCTCAACCTCGATAAATCCCTCCGATTCGAGAAAGTTCCTTGTTGCGTGGCAGACCTTGTGCCGTATTATCAGCTTATCGCGCGAGGACTTGCGCCTTAGGTCGACGAACCTATATGTGAACCTCATCTCCTCGGATATCTGCCCCTCGTCATCTATCTCGAACGGCGGGGTCTGCGCGGTGTTTAGTATCGTAAGTTTGGAAACGGCTATCTCGATCTCCCCGGTCTTTAATTTGGGATTCTCGGTGCCTTTTGGACGGCTCGCGACTTCTCCCTCGACCATTATGACGTATTCGCCGCGCAAAGATTCGGCCGCGTCGTGGAGTTCCTTTGATTTAGAGGGATTGAATACGATCTGGGTCAGGCCGTACCTGTCGCGCAGGTCAATGAAGATAAGGCCGCCGTGATCGCGCCTCCTGTGCACCCAACCGGCCAGGGTGACTTTATCACCGAGGTTTTTGGCTGTCAATTCACCGCAGGTGTGCGTCCTGTACATTTATTTGATGAATATCCTTTCCATTTCCGAGGCGAAGCTGCGTTCCGGTACCGCGGTCTGTTCCTTGGTCGACATGTTCCTTAAAGTTATCGTGTGGTTCTTTATCTCGTCCTCGCCTATGATAGCGACATATTTCGCGCCGAGCCTGTCCGCCGACCGCATCTGCGCCTTCAGCGATTTGCCTTCAAAGTCCGCTTCCGCCGAGATGCCCTGCCCGCGCAAGGACATGGCGAGGGAGAATCCTAATTTATATGCCTCTTCCCCCATCGTGGCGATGTAAATATTCAAGCCCCCGTCAAGTTCCGGGATATCCTGGAGGGACATGACGGACCGTTCCATCCCGATAGCGAAACCACAGGCGCCTTTCGGCTGCCCGCCGAGGTCTGAGACAAGGTTGTCATACCTGCCGCCTGCGCCGATGGCGTCCTGGGCGCCGAGTTTTTTATGGACCACCTCAAAGGTCGTTTTGGTGTAATAGTCGAGGCCCCTTACCAGATACGGCTCTAAATTGTAATTAATCTTAAGGCCATCGAGCGCCTTCTTTACCGTCTCGAAATGCGTGCGGCAATCGGGACAGAGGTATTCCCCGGTCCCTTTGAATATCTTTTTTATCTCGCTCCTGCAGGCATCATTCTTGCAATCGAGGACGCGCAGGATATTTTTTTCGTAACGGGCCTTGCAGTCATCGCAAAGGTTATTTATGCGGCTCCCGAGCGCCTGACGCAGCCCGTTAGAGAGGGCTTCCTTGTCCTTAACGCAGCCCAGGGAGTTTATCTTGATCTCGTAGTTCCTGATATTGAAAGAATCCAGCAATGAGGCCAGCAGGGCTATCACTTCCGCATCGAGGTAAGGACTGTATGAACCTATCGCCTCAACGCCTATCTGGTGGAATTGGCGCATCCTTCCGGCCTGCGGCCTTTCTGCCCTGAACATCGGGCCCATATAGAAAAGCTTAGCGAACCCCATCTCGTTCTCAAGATTGTTCTCGAGATACGCCCTTACCACCGAAGCCGTAGCCTCGGGTCTCAGCGTAATGGAACGCTCGCCCCTGTCGAGGAAGGTGAACATCTGTTTCTCGACGATATCCGTCCCCTGTCCCAGCGATCTCACGAACAGGGCAGACTCTTCTATTACAGGCGTGCGGACCTCGCTGTAGCCGAAATGATAGAAGACGGCCCTGGCCTTCTCCTCCAGGATCGTCCATAATCTCGCATCTTTTGGCAGGAGATCTTTAGTCCCCCGCAATGCTTTTAATTGTTCTTTCATAAGGGGTATTTAAGGTAGGTTTATTTAACCTTTTGTTTCATTATGAGCCCCGGCTTGAATACCGCAACCTTCTTTGGCGGAACAGGTACGGTGACGCCGGTCCGCGGATTCCTGCCTGTCCTCCCGCGGCGGGATTTGACCTTGAATATCCCGAAATTCCTCAGTTCAACGGTTTCGGCGTTCGCCAGGGCACCTACAATGATGTCGAGGGTGCGCTGGACCACAAGCTTTACGTCCACTTGTTTAAGGCCGGATTCGTTGGCTATTTGCAGCACTATCTCCTTCTTTGTCATGCTTTCCTCCTGACGTAAATTATTATATCCATTATAGTTAGTAAATTATCATTTTTGGCTGGGTTTGTCAAGTCTTAAACGAGACGACTCCGTCCCCTAGGAGGCCTTCTATCTCCATGGTGAGGGAATCCGAAGGCTCTACCTTCAGTTTTTCCTCCACGGATATCTCAAACCGCTTTCCGTCGGACATCTTGAAATGGAGGTATACCGGGGCGGTGCCGGGATGGGATTCAAGGACAGACTTCAGTTTTGTCAGGGCCTGTTCGTTTATGCCCGTATCCAGGTTTATGATAAGTGCTTGTGTGTATTTCTTTTGCAGCTCTTCCAGGGGCATTATGTCGTTAGCCATTATCTTCGGCCGGTCTTCCCTGAGGCTGACCTTGCCTTTGACGCAGACTATGGCGTCCTTCCTGATAAATCTCTCGGTATTCGCGAAAGTCTTCGGGAATACGAGGACTTCCGTCTCCCCGGTGAGGTCCTCGATGCTCATTATTGCCATTTTTTCGCTCTTTGCCTTGGTGATGGTGAACTTAAGCTTCGAGATTATCCCGCCCACGTTCACCTCCTCATCCGGCCTCCTCTTTCCCAGGTCTTTTACCTGGCAGGTGGAGTAAGCCCTGATGAGTTTCTCGTATTTCGCGAGCGGGTGGCCGGTTATATAGAAACCCAGCATCTCCTTTTCGAAAGCCAGAAGTTGGCTCTCGTGCCATTCGGGTATCTTCGGGATCTCGTGGTGCTGCCTGCCGGGACGGCCTTTAACATGGGCGCCGAATTCCTCGAAGAACGTCGATTGCCCGCTCAGGCGCTCCTTGTGCGAGTTCGCGCCGCACTCAAGGCAGTCATCGACCTGTGTAAAGAGCTGGGACCTGTGCAATTTGAATTCGTCGAACGCCCCGCATTTAATGAGGCTTTCGAGGACCTTCCTGTTGGTGAGCCTCAGGTCGACGCGTTCGCAGAAATCGTAGAGGTCCTTGAAATTCCCGCCGTTGTTCCTGGCTGTGACTATCGAATCGATAGCCCCCTGTCCCACGTTCTTTACCGCGCCCAGCCCGAACCTTATGCCGTCGCCGGCGACCGTGAATTTTGAGAAGCTCTCGTTTATGCTCGGCGGGAGTATCCGTATCCCCATCTTTTCCGACTCGTCTATGTAGAAGGCGACCTTGTCGATATTGTCGTGCTCCGAGGTCATCAACGCGGTCATGAATTCGACCGGGTAATTCGCCTTGAGATAGGCGGTCCGGTAAGAGATGAGCGCGTAAGCCGTCGAGTGCGACTTGTTAAAACCGTAACCCGCGAAATATTCGATGAAGTTGAATATCTTCTCGGCGGTCCTCTTGTCGATGCCTTTCTTAGTCGAACCCTCGAGGAACTTGGATTTCGCCTGCTCCATCTCCTCGGGGATCTTCTTTCCCATCGCGCGCCGGAGAGAATCGGCCTGTGACATCGTGAACCCGGCGAGGTCCGAGGCGATGCGCATGACCTGTTCCTGGTATACTATCGTGCCGTATGTCTCCTTGAGGATCGGCTCGAGGAGTATATGGTCGTATTTTATCGCCGCGAGGCCGTGTTTCCTTTTTATGAAATCCTCTACCATGCCCGTGCCTATGGGCCCCGGCCGGTAAAGCGCCAGTATGGCTATTATATCCTCGAAATTCGTGGGCTTGAGCTTCCTGAGGATGTCGCGCATCCCCGAGCTCTCAAGCTGGAAGATGCCGAGCGACTCCGCGTTCGAGAGTAGCTCGTACGTCTTGGGGTCGTCGAGCGGCATGTTGTTGAAATCGATCGTGACGCCCTTGGTCCTCTTGATTATCTTCACGGTCTCGTCGATGACCGTTAGCGTTCGCAGCCCGAGGAAGTCCATCTTCAGCAGGCCTATTTTTTCGAGCGACTTCATCTCGAAGCCGGTCGATATCTGGCCTTCATTCGCCTTGAACAGCGGTATATAGTCGGTCAGCGGCCGGTCCGATATCACTACGCCGGCGGCATGCGTAGACGCGTGGCGGGTCAGCCCCTCGAGTTCCGTGGATACCTCGATCAGCTGCCGTATCTGCGGGTCGCTCTTGTAGAGGTTGCGCAGTTCGGGTTCGAGTTTCAGCGCCCGCTCAAGGGTTATGTCCAATTCCTGCGGGACGAGTTTAGCTATCCGGTCGACATCGCCGTAGCTTATGCCCATGACCCGGCCGACGTCCCTTATGACGGCGCGCGCCTGCATCGTCCCGAAAGTTATGACCTGCGCCACGTTCTCCTTGGAATAT
The nucleotide sequence above comes from Candidatus Omnitrophota bacterium. Encoded proteins:
- the aspS gene encoding aspartate--tRNA ligase codes for the protein MYRTHTCGELTAKNLGDKVTLAGWVHRRRDHGGLIFIDLRDRYGLTQIVFNPSKSKELHDAAESLRGEYVIMVEGEVASRPKGTENPKLKTGEIEIAVSKLTILNTAQTPPFEIDDEGQISEEMRFTYRFVDLRRKSSRDKLIIRHKVCHATRNFLESEGFIEVETPILTKSTPEGARDYLVPSRLSQGKFFALPQSPQLFKQILMVAGMDRYFQIAKCFRDEDLRADRQPEFTQLDIEMSFVDVDDILGLTERLIKAIFKEGIGVELKTPFPRIKHSESIERFGTDKPDTRFGMELSDLTDTLKGSQFQTFEKVTAGGGIIKALNLKGKADISRSEIDGLTELAIKFGAKGLAYFKAGEGAVDCPIAKFFDEGRVKAMLKKMDAAKGDLILAVADKKETVNDVLAHLRTALAKKYGPIDKNKFDFLWVVEFPWFKYNDEEKRWEAEHHPFTAPYDEDIGIIDTHPEKVRAKAYDLVLNGTEISSGSIRIHNRETQLKIFKAIGLSEEEIKARFGFLLEAFSYGAPPHGGIAPGLDRLIAMMTGSESIRDVIAFPKTQKAVCFMTGAPSDVSEKQLKELGLILKDSPSQSTKRRS
- the hisS gene encoding histidine--tRNA ligase, whose amino-acid sequence is MKEQLKALRGTKDLLPKDARLWTILEEKARAVFYHFGYSEVRTPVIEESALFVRSLGQGTDIVEKQMFTFLDRGERSITLRPEATASVVRAYLENNLENEMGFAKLFYMGPMFRAERPQAGRMRQFHQIGVEAIGSYSPYLDAEVIALLASLLDSFNIRNYEIKINSLGCVKDKEALSNGLRQALGSRINNLCDDCKARYEKNILRVLDCKNDACRSEIKKIFKGTGEYLCPDCRTHFETVKKALDGLKINYNLEPYLVRGLDYYTKTTFEVVHKKLGAQDAIGAGGRYDNLVSDLGGQPKGACGFAIGMERSVMSLQDIPELDGGLNIYIATMGEEAYKLGFSLAMSLRGQGISAEADFEGKSLKAQMRSADRLGAKYVAIIGEDEIKNHTITLRNMSTKEQTAVPERSFASEMERIFIK
- a CDS encoding DNA polymerase III subunit alpha; its protein translation is MQHSHFVHLHVHTQFSLLDGACKIPELIALAKEYKMPAVAITDHGNMFGAIEFYSEAMKNGIKPIIGCEVYVAPGSRFDRSTPANQEASYHLILLAKDEEGYRNLMKLVSAGYLEGFYYKPRVDKELLAKYSKGLIAQSACLQGEVPYLIVKGKFEEAKLVAAQYKEMFGAGNYYLEIQKNLIPEQEIANAGLLKLAKELEIPLVATGDVHYLRKKSARAHEGLLCIQTQSTLNDPDHMKFSTDEFYFKSTEDFKEMFEDVPQAVNSTIEIAEKCNLELDFNKTHLPQFDPPEGKNREEYLRELVEAGLKRRYPAVDKAIEDRVEHELNIIKKTGFTSYFLIAWDFINYAKSKGIPVGPGRGSAAGSVVSYSLGITDLDPIKYDLIFERFLNPDRVSLPDIDIDFCYERRSEVIDYVTQKYSKENVAQVITFGTMQARAVIRDVGRVMGISYGDVDRIAKLVPQELDITLERALKLEPELRNLYKSDPQIRQLIEVSTELEGLTRHASTHAAGVVISDRPLTDYIPLFKANEGQISTGFEMKSLEKIGLLKMDFLGLRTLTVIDETVKIIKRTKGVTIDFNNMPLDDPKTYELLSNAESLGIFQLESSGMRDILRKLKPTNFEDIIAILALYRPGPIGTGMVEDFIKRKHGLAAIKYDHILLEPILKETYGTIVYQEQVMRIASDLAGFTMSQADSLRRAMGKKIPEEMEQAKSKFLEGSTKKGIDKRTAEKIFNFIEYFAGYGFNKSHSTAYALISYRTAYLKANYPVEFMTALMTSEHDNIDKVAFYIDESEKMGIRILPPSINESFSKFTVAGDGIRFGLGAVKNVGQGAIDSIVTARNNGGNFKDLYDFCERVDLRLTNRKVLESLIKCGAFDEFKLHRSQLFTQVDDCLECGANSHKERLSGQSTFFEEFGAHVKGRPGRQHHEIPKIPEWHESQLLAFEKEMLGFYITGHPLAKYEKLIRAYSTCQVKDLGKRRPDEEVNVGGIISKLKFTITKAKSEKMAIMSIEDLTGETEVLVFPKTFANTERFIRKDAIVCVKGKVSLREDRPKIMANDIMPLEELQKKYTQALIINLDTGINEQALTKLKSVLESHPGTAPVYLHFKMSDGKRFEISVEEKLKVEPSDSLTMEIEGLLGDGVVSFKT